CTACAAATGTGGTGGAATAGACAAGAGAACCATCGAAAAATTCGAAAAGGAAGCCCAGGAGGTAAGTGCAAAATATTGCTTACAGAGACATTAGTGATATTCGTCGATATTGATGTAACTTGTAAAATGTTCACTATGCAATTTATTGTAGATGGGCAAGGGTTCGTTCAAGTATGCCTGGGTGTTGGATAAGCTGAAGGCAGAACGTGAACGTGGTATCACGATTGACATTGCTTTATGGAAGTTCGAAACTAGCAAGTACTACGTGACCATCATCGATGCTCCAGGCCACAGAGATTTCATTAAGAACATGATTACAGGAACATCACAGGTACATTGCTTAACCATGTGGTATAGTGTGCTTTGATTAATAGCAAGTGACATACATAACTCACAAATATTTTCAGGCCGACTGTGCAGTGTTAATTGTAGCAGCTGGTACAGGTGAATTTGAAGCCGGTATTTCGAAGAACGGTCAGACTCGTGAGCACGCTTTGTTGGCATTCACTTTGGGTGTGAAACAACTGATTGTGGGTGTGAACAAAATGGACTCGACTGAGCCACCGTACAGTGAGGTAAGTGAGAAATGATTGAAAATCTCAACTTGCTGCTGAACGTGCCTAATTATTGGGGTAGCGTGTGTGTAAAATAGTAAGGTTTGCGTTCCTTTCAGGCTAGGTTTGAGGAAATTAAGAAGGAAGTAAGCAATTACATTAAGAAGATTGGTTACAATCCTGCAGCTGTTGCCTTTGTCCCAATTTCTGGATGGCATGGCGACAACATGCTTGAGCATTCTGACAAGATGAGCTGGTTCAAGGGATGGTCTATTGAGCGTAAGGAAGGGAAGGCTGAGGGGAAGACCTTAATTGAAGCTCTTGATGCTATCCTTCCTCCTAGCAGACCAACTGAGAAGCCTCTGAGACTTCCTCTTCAGGTAAGATAAAATTAGTGTACATTACAGAACTTGGGATTAAGTGAATAGTTGCTCAGTACTAAATTTAAGAAAAAACTACTAATTGCATGTAATTTTCAGGATGTGTACAAAATTGGTGGTATTGGAACAGTGCCTGTGGGTAGAGTAGAAACAGGTATTCTGAAGCCTGGTATGGTTGTGACATTTGCTCCTGCTAATTTGACGACTGAGGTGAAATCTGTGGAGATGCACCATGAAGCTCTGCAGGAAGCTGTTCCGGGTGATAATGTTGGTTTCAATGTTAAAAACGTTTCTGTTAAAGAACTTCGTCGTGGTTATGTTGCTGGTGACTCTAAGAACAACCCACCCAAGGGTGCTGCTGACTTCACAGCACAGGTGAGTTCATTGTGTTTGTGTTAATATTGACAGCTGCATTTATCCTAGACTGTCACTTGTACTTTGACCTGTGAGTAcaacatttgtgaaaatttcagGTTATTGTTCTGAATCATCCAGGACAAATTGCAAATGGTTATACACCAGTACTTGACTGTCATACAGCACATATTGCATGCAAGTTTGCTGaaatcaaagagaagtgtgaccgTCGTACTGGTGAGTGAACTGCACTTAAATTTGAAAGGTTCTTTAAATGTATCTTAATGTGAACTATTAATGCAAAGTGAAAATGTTTTTCTTAGGCAAGACAACTGAGGAGAATCCTAAATCAATCAAATCTGGTGATGCTGCTATTGTAAACTTGGTACCTAGCAAGCCAATGTGTGTGGAATCATTCCAGGAGTTCCCTCCATTGGGTAGATTTGCTGTGCGTGACATGAGGCAGACGGTTGCTGTTGGTGTCATTAAGGTATGTAATTTTGTGAATTGTCCATCTTATATTATGCAAGGTTCCATATAGATCAATATTAAAACACACGTTCTTCCATACAGAATGTGACATTCAAGGATGTCACCAGTGGTAAGGTAACGAAGGCAGCTGAGAAGGcccagaagaagaaataactagATGTGCTGATTGGTCCATCAGTGGCGGTTTCCTCGCAGCTCCCTGCACCGCCCATTGTCCATCTTCGCTTATTCAACATGAGCTGCCTTCTCTTTCTTTCCAAGTGGCTATTAAAACATTGTTTCCATCGAAAAGAGTTCAGAAGGAAAGGCCGGTTATCTCCTTTTAGCCCGGctgtattaattttgtaatttgtcGATATTACGAGGAGTGTAAAAGCGGatactttttgttttcagttacggGAGAGAGagactttcttttccattcctttttTGTTTTCACATTTTGAATATGTTGTATTACAGTGTAACAGCTTCTGTACATAACTTAATGGTTAAACACAAGGGCCAATAAAGAAGCTTTGAACCATGATTCAGAATGTTTTGCTGTTACCTGCTCCATTTAAATGTAAGAGGGGCTAGATATTTAGTGTTGATAAATAAGTCATGTTGGGTTTGACACTgcactgtaaaatattaattttgatGTGCAAACCCAGGTTACCACTATTGTATGACAGACCATGTTTCTTAACTTTGTCTTTGTGCTGTTTCTCATGCATTGTTAGTTGTGCAAGGTGGTGTCTATTGGctctaattttgtgttaaatatgtcAAAGAGAATGCAGTAGCTCCATGGTATTTTGGTAAGTCAGGATGTTGGAATTCCACATTTTGGGTGGGCCTTTGAGGGTGCAGTAGTGTGCTTTAACTGCTGGTAGTTGTTTGACAGCTAGAGGATGTGGCAGGAGCTAATACTTTGGGCCACTTTTTATTTTAGAGGAATTTTATCCCTTGTAATGTAGTCCACccattttcaattaattttgtatAAGTTAATACAAAGTTTGTTTATGATGAAGTGGACAAAAGCTTCTTGATGCAGTTGAAATGAAATTTTGATCCAAATTATTCACACTTTAGTGGTTAAGTTAAACTACAGTAAGATTTGAAGGCTGCTTGTAGTAAAGTCCTGTAAAAACCTCTATGCCAATAGAACATTTTTTAAACTTATGAAGTAGACCAGTTTCCTGATTTTTGAGGAAATTGTATTtcacatgtaaagcatcaccataGCTGTTGGTTGTGCAAAGTAATGTAAATTCAAGCTTTAGTTTGCACAGGTAGGATATCTTTGTGCCATTGAATGTGTGGGCATAATAGTCTTGCCCTACATAACTTAAAATGTCTTATTTTGTGGGCAAAGTTACTTGAGTTTAATCCATTCACAAGGCCAAACTTGGttgtataaagttcagtgttctgaATGAAAGTTTAATATTAGAATTTTACACATGATTTAAGGTAAAAATTGAAGGCATAGTTATCTGGATGTATTTTTCTTTGTAGTAACCCAACTTTCTGTTGGGCTTTCCATGGGTGGATGTGCAAAGTCAAACAAGGTGTAAGCTGTGGTGTGAATTTATCAATGATTTTTAGGCTGGATTGAGGTATGGTTGGAGTAGAGTATCTATTGAACCTTCCAGAAGCACAGTAGTctcattaattttaaatttatcttaATTCTGGGACTCGTGATAAAATCACTTTATTACAGTTTAAAATTCCACAGCAACTTAAATGTATATTGCTCAAGAGGATAAGTTGTCTCCTAAATAGTCACATATCTGCCACAAACTATGTGTGTCAAAGGTTGCACATGATCTGCTGTTTGTTGGGTGGAACATAATTGCTGAACAGTATTTTATACTTACCTGTCTTGAACAATAGTGATTACACTACAGGTTTCAAAGTTTCAGTATTTTTGCACTAGGCCTAATTAGGTTAGTGTAGTCATTTAGCACAGTTGACAGCAGTTGCAGTGGATTGGATTGCTGTTTCCCAGTAAAGTGAGCAGGTAAGTTCACACACCCAAATTTGCTCAATCACAAGGGAGGCACACAggctttcagaaagatgtgcacatattttaaaatgatggaagcatgcctggaatagtgtttgtcaacattgtacatatttaaaagaatttaaattggTGCACTGTTATAAGtaaaaattaataaacattttgTAAGGTTATTGGCGAGGAAAGGACCCTTCCATTGTGTGTTGCTATCTTTGAAATAGGGTATAATCTGTTGCATTGGTATTTTTAGGTACAGGCCAGTTTTGGAAGAAACTTGTTTATCTGAGCAAATGTAATTTATAAAGTAGTTAGCACTCCAAAAAGTATTTTAATTGTGGACAAAAATTGGGGCATAGTCGAGAGAAATAGGATTGTACTTGTACAAAGCTTGTGATATTTCAGCCATTCACCCTACACATTGCACTGTATAAAGAACTAGTATGTAACAAAATCTTTGCACGGCATTGGTGGGAAGACGGTTACAGGACATTTAAGTACCCATTGTACAAATATGAAATTGGGTACCTGTATTTTCATTGTCTGGTCAGAATTTGGAAACCCTAGGCATTTGTGAATTTTCTCAGAAGGCTACTGAAATGTGAAGCAAATTTCTGATGTTATGAATTACACATCCTGATACTGTATTGTGGTGGTTCTGACATTGCCACTTGTCAGGCAATCAAAAATACTGTGCTGTCCAAACGAGTTTCACAAGTGATTTTACTGTGTTGAAGGACAAATTTTGGAAGTAGTTTTCTTGCCTCCCTGATGCAGGTAGTTAAATTTCATGTGTTGGAagtcttgttgttcatgttgtatgtgaATGACATTTCAGATTTTTGTAGATGATCCAGTGACCTGTAATAAAGTAGTATTGgagaaaagctgcataaatatccatTCAGGCCTCTGGGTATGTTTTGCTGCGAAGATTGGCAGCTTTATTTAGATACACAAATAGCAAAATTGTCAACTTGAAAAAGTTGGTAAAATGCCTATTATCAGTTCATAAAAGAAAATCAAGTAGGCTCAGTTGTAAGTACAATGGTGGCAGACTCCAGTTCCTTTGACAGGATACTGGGTGAAAGTGGTCTACAAAGACTAGTGATGACACATTTGTGGATAGTCTTGGACTATTGCTTAAATTTGTGACtcgtaccagatagaattaactGGGGATGTTGAACATCCACaaaggcagcacgaatagtcacaggtgtTGGACTGCCTCCATaactggtacaataagtaccctcttgTCATGCTGTTTGGTGGTTTGCAGAAGTTTTCAGCTTATATTCCTTTAGTCTGTGTTGACAATGTCATTGGAGGTGTGTTGATATTGATGCAGCACTACAGTTTAATATTCAGTAACACCATTAGTCATAACAGTTCTCACTTCATAGTGGTCCAGGATATTTCCACAATACTTGGATATTTCAGTGTGAAGTTGCCTCTTCTGCTGTCACTGATGGCATTGTTAGAGCTTTACACCCTAATCTGCCTGTTCTAAGTGTTTGTGGTTTATGCATTGTCTGATGTAATAGTCATTTGCATATTTTAAGTGCCTATAATTTGTTACACATAGAAATATTGAATTCTGGGAATGGAACACTATTTGATGGCACACTTGAGTAGAGTTCTTAGTGGCACAAAATATCTCTGGTGTCCTTTCTCTTCTTCATATGTTCAGTTGCACCCTTACCTGACAGAGGAGATTTTATTCAAAACAGGAAATTTTCAAGAAGTGTAGTTTTATTGAATGGTGGAATTTGATTTTTGTAGACACGTTGCCATGAAGTGATAACTTAGTAACAGAGAAACATGGGTCTCAGGAGTCAGATGTaaggaaagaaacaaaagtaaaataatcaTGCTGTCTTCAAACAGCCACTTGAGTCATTGGCACACATGCTCTGTGAAAGTCTTGTATTTGTGCGGATTCAAGTTACAAAATAGGGTGAAGCAGCCATGTCTGTAAGTGTACTAACAGATACTAATCTAAGGTATGAAATGCCCATTTTAAATAAGAAAAATGGTACGTCAATTAACAAGTGTTTGGAATATATTATCATGTTTACTTGGCCTGTACATGTATCAAAGGAAACACTGTATAAATTAAAGAAATGGAATCTGTGTGTGGCCAGCACTTAAGAGAAAATCTGCATACTGCAGAGTCACGTATGACAGACATACCAACTAGCTTTTTGAACTAAAAATTCCTTCATCAAGGAGAGACTGGCAATTACATTCTTTGCTGTTTATGTACTGTTCTATTCTACCTTAAGATACCTAATTTTAGAAAAGTTACCAATTGTTTGCTGTACCACTCTACATTGCGTTCAGAATATAATATACATTTACAAATGATCAGTAGACTACACAATagtattaaattatttttgtataaCTATTTTCTGCCTCATTGACTATTAACTCTCAATATAACTAGatcataataattaacaatattatggaaagtgtAAGATTGATACTCATCATACAGAAGAGACACTGAGTTGTAGACACACAATGAAAAGGCTGCTGTACATCATTCTTTTTCATAATATAGTTGTTCCATTCTGGAGTATGCATTCACCATAACCATTACTAGCTATTTGAAACCATTGCTGCTGGACAAAGGTAGGCTCTAAACTTTTCTGTACACGAGTCTTCAGCTATGCATATCCATTTAATCTATACACAACCATTGTCTTGCccttttcttatctcttggaatgcAGCAAAGAACTTTATTTGCCCATGTATCATCCATTCCTCTGACCAGATTTCCAGATCACCATTTAACTGTTTCTCTCCCTCCTCAAAGAACTTGGGAGAAATATGAAAACCTAAGCTGCCGTGCAAGAAAGCAACAGCCATCCATGTCTTACTGAAATGGGTTGCACGTGGTCTCCTTTAAAGATATACACTtctgtaggattcttccaataaacagaAGCTGACCATTTACCTTCCCTATGACTAGCCTTATGTGCTG
This genomic stretch from Schistocerca cancellata isolate TAMUIC-IGC-003103 chromosome 2, iqSchCanc2.1, whole genome shotgun sequence harbors:
- the LOC126162870 gene encoding elongation factor 1-alpha, which gives rise to MGKEKIHINIVVIGHVDSGKSTTTGHLIYKCGGIDKRTIEKFEKEAQEMGKGSFKYAWVLDKLKAERERGITIDIALWKFETSKYYVTIIDAPGHRDFIKNMITGTSQADCAVLIVAAGTGEFEAGISKNGQTREHALLAFTLGVKQLIVGVNKMDSTEPPYSEARFEEIKKEVSNYIKKIGYNPAAVAFVPISGWHGDNMLEHSDKMSWFKGWSIERKEGKAEGKTLIEALDAILPPSRPTEKPLRLPLQDVYKIGGIGTVPVGRVETGILKPGMVVTFAPANLTTEVKSVEMHHEALQEAVPGDNVGFNVKNVSVKELRRGYVAGDSKNNPPKGAADFTAQVIVLNHPGQIANGYTPVLDCHTAHIACKFAEIKEKCDRRTGKTTEENPKSIKSGDAAIVNLVPSKPMCVESFQEFPPLGRFAVRDMRQTVAVGVIKNVTFKDVTSGKVTKAAEKAQKKK